A genomic region of Homo sapiens chromosome 4, GRCh38.p14 Primary Assembly contains the following coding sequences:
- the CXCL2 gene encoding C-X-C motif chemokine 2 precursor, protein MARATLSAAPSNPRLLRVALLLLLLVAASRRAAGAPLATELRCQCLQTLQGIHLKNIQSVKVKSPGPHCAQTEVIATLKNGQKACLNPASPMVKKIIEKMLKNGKSN, encoded by the exons ATGGCCCGCGCCACGCTCTCCGCCGCCCCCAGCAATCCCCGGCTCCTGCGGGTGGCgctgctgctcctgctcctggTGGCCGCCAGCCGGCGCGCAGCAG GAGCGCCCCTGGCCACTGAACTGCGCTGCCAGTGCTTGCAGACCCTGCAGGGAATTCACCTCAAGAACATCCAAAGTGTGAAGGTGAAGTCCCCCGGACCCCACTGCGCCCAAACCGAAGTCAT AGCCACACTCAAGAATGGGCAGAAAGCTTGTCTCAACCCCGCATCGCCCATGGTTAAGAAAATCATCGAAAAGATGCTGAAAAA TGGCAAATCCAACTGa